A single window of Rhizophagus irregularis chromosome 28, complete sequence DNA harbors:
- a CDS encoding uncharacterized protein (SECRETED:cutsite_SSA-SY; SECRETED:prob_0.5259); SECRETED:SignalP(1-25) — translation MQVYSSYCSILQALLLTHIHFYSSASYTFQEEIGIALVEDKSGFAGIIEIVKLHGNDGQDYIFTYCLFEDVSRRDELLSCPIYQLQIDTNDSW, via the coding sequence ATGCAAGTTTATTCTTCATATTGTTCAATATTACAAGCTTTATTATTAACTCACATCCATTTTTATAGTTCTGCATCTTACACTTTCCAAGAAGAAATTGGAATTGCTTTAGTGGAAGATAAAAGTGGCTTTGCAGGCATTATAGAAATAGTCAAACTCCATGGAAATGATGggcaagattatatttttacatattgcTTGTTTGAAGATGTATCAAGGCGAGATGAATTACTTTCATGCCCAATATACCAATTACAAATAGATACTAATGATTcttggtaa